In Syntrophales bacterium, the following are encoded in one genomic region:
- a CDS encoding tripartite tricarboxylate transporter substrate binding protein: protein MRSKICALIVVIISILFFSTQPAAAQSYPTRPLEIVSPYTPGSSFDIVARVIAETGSKYFGQPMVVVNKPGAGGSLAAGDVISSRPDGYKVLESAQVFFATTIKTQKVPFDADDVVPLANFVEMRLGMAVKGDSPYKTFDDLINYAKKNPGQLKWSHTGRGITLHMSAMLIFKRAGVTTIDVPYKGTPEALAALLGGHVDAGSLVLGAVSDQVKAGKVRFLMFYTDKRFKDYPNVPTALELGYPDAVLPTYIGLYVHKNTPENIKKKLADVCKKIYDDPEFKKGIERLGEEPKFGGPEFIKAAIKKQEEIGIPILKEIGLYVGK, encoded by the coding sequence ATGAGAAGTAAAATATGCGCATTGATAGTTGTAATTATTTCAATCCTCTTCTTTTCGACGCAACCTGCAGCAGCCCAGTCATATCCGACCCGCCCGCTGGAGATCGTCTCCCCCTACACACCGGGTAGTTCTTTCGACATTGTGGCGAGAGTGATTGCAGAGACAGGATCAAAATATTTCGGCCAGCCTATGGTGGTGGTCAACAAGCCAGGTGCAGGCGGCAGCCTTGCCGCCGGCGATGTAATCAGCTCCAGGCCTGACGGCTACAAAGTCCTCGAATCGGCACAAGTCTTTTTTGCAACCACTATCAAGACTCAAAAGGTACCATTTGATGCAGATGACGTGGTCCCTCTGGCCAACTTCGTCGAAATGAGGCTCGGCATGGCGGTGAAAGGGGACTCTCCATACAAAACCTTTGACGATCTGATCAACTATGCGAAGAAGAACCCCGGCCAGTTGAAATGGTCCCATACCGGCCGGGGCATCACCCTTCATATGAGCGCCATGCTCATCTTTAAAAGAGCAGGAGTAACGACCATCGACGTACCCTACAAGGGCACGCCCGAGGCCCTTGCAGCCCTTCTGGGCGGTCATGTGGACGCGGGCAGCCTTGTCCTCGGTGCCGTGTCGGACCAGGTAAAGGCCGGTAAAGTTAGGTTCCTCATGTTCTATACGGATAAGAGATTCAAAGACTACCCTAACGTCCCCACGGCGCTGGAACTGGGCTATCCTGACGCAGTGCTGCCTACCTACATCGGCCTCTATGTCCACAAAAATACACCGGAGAATATCAAAAAGAAGTTGGCCGATGTCTGCAAGAAGATTTACGATGACCCGGAGTTCAAGAAAGGTATTGAAAGGCTCGGTGAAGAACCAAAATTCGGTGGGCCTGAATTTATCAAGGCCGCTATAAAGAAACAGGAGGAGATAGGGATACCTATCTTAAAAGAAATAGGCCTGTACGTGGGCAAGTGA
- a CDS encoding tripartite tricarboxylate transporter TctB family protein — translation MTVRDITSGIFWLLVSIFVCLEAIRLDIGTLHVPGPGFVVLLAGAVLALFSILLILGTFLKRKRSLPAAETEGVKNGRGWIKVVLVLCAIFAYLAILPKIGFFIATFGLMTFMYRMLGRANLWLQSIVGFVTVALAYLVFSIWLHIPVPKGIFGF, via the coding sequence ATGACTGTGCGTGACATAACAAGCGGTATTTTCTGGCTCCTTGTCTCGATCTTCGTCTGCCTCGAAGCTATTCGGCTCGACATCGGCACGCTCCACGTTCCGGGTCCGGGCTTCGTCGTGCTCCTCGCCGGGGCAGTTCTCGCTCTATTCTCAATCCTTCTTATTCTCGGAACATTTTTGAAGCGAAAAAGAAGTCTGCCCGCCGCCGAAACAGAAGGCGTGAAGAATGGGCGGGGCTGGATCAAGGTCGTTCTGGTCCTATGCGCGATTTTTGCCTATCTCGCAATTCTGCCGAAGATAGGCTTCTTCATTGCGACCTTCGGTCTCATGACGTTCATGTACCGCATGCTCGGACGAGCAAATCTCTGGCTTCAAAGCATCGTCGGTTTTGTAACGGTGGCACTGGCCTACCTCGTTTTCTCCATCTGGTTACATATCCCCGTACCGAAGGGAATATTCGGCTTTTGA